Within Ralstonia pickettii DTP0602, the genomic segment GGCTGCTTGACCAGGCAGTACAGGCGAATGCTTTCCTCGGGCTGCAGCTGGATCACCAGCCGGTTCTGCGGCGACAGCGTCAGTGGCCGCGGAAAGATCGCGTGCGGCACGTCGCGGAAATGGATCACGATCTCGGCCACGCGCGCCTGCATGCGCTTGCCGGTGCGCAGGTAGAACGGCACGCCTTCCCAGCGCCAGTTGGCGATCTCGGCCTTGATCGCGACAAAGGTCTCGGTGCGGCTGTCGGGCGCGATGCCCTCTTCTTCCACGTAGCCCGGCACCGGCTTGCCGCCGATGGCGCCGGCGCGGTACTGGCCACGCACGGTCTTCTCGGCCACGTCTTGCGGCGTGATCGGGCGGAGCGCCTTCAGGATCTTGATCTTCTCGTCGCGGATGGCATCTTCGGAGAGGCTCGCAGGCGGCTCCATCGCCACCATGCACAAGAGCTGCAGCAGGTGGTTCTGCACCATGTCGCGCAGCGCGCCGGTGCGGTCATAGAAGTCGCCGCGCGTTTCCACGCCGAGTTCTTCGGCAATGGTGATCTGCACGTCCTGCACCCACTCGCGCCGCCATAGCGGCTCGAACAGCGCATTGCCGAAGCGGATTGCCATCAGGTTCTGCACCGATTCCTTGCCGAGGTAGTGGTCGATGCGGTAGATCTGCTCTTCGGCGAAGAACCTGGCCACCGCCGAGTTGATCGCCTCGTTCGATTCGAGGTCGTGGCCCAGCGGCTTTTCCAGCACGATCCGCACATTGGGCGCGCTCAGGGTATTGAGGCCGGTGCGCGCCAGCTGCTCGCAGATCGGCACGAACAGGTGCGGCGCGGTGGCGAGATAGCACACCACCACTTCGGGCTTGCGCGACAGCACCTGCTCCGCCAGCGCGTCGAAGTGCTCGGGCACGCGTGCGTCGGCCTGCACGTAGACGATGCGCGCGCAGAACTTGTCCCATGACTCAGGCGGCGCATGCGCCAGTGCGGGCCGCACGGTCTGCTCCAGCGAAGCGAGGTAGTCCGCGGTCGACTGCGGCTGGCTGCCGGTGGCGAGGATGCGCGCGGCCGGATGCAGCAGGCCCGCGTGGTGCGCATCGAACAGGGAAGGCAGCAGCTTGCGCCGCGCCAGGTCGCCGGTGCCGCCGAACAGCACCATGTCGAAGTCAGGCATGCTCACGCTGAGCTCCTTGATTCATTGTTGCAGCCATTGAGACCGAAGGCCGAGTTGCGGCCAGTTTACGTGAGTCGCCCCGGCTTGGCGAGGCAGCGTACCCATTTCTGCGTACTCCGTGCAGTGCGCGGCAAAGTGCGCTAGGCTGAAGGCTCCCCCGCAGGAGAACCCCATGCCACGTCATCCAGTGCTCGAGCGGGTCACCGCCCGCATCGTCTCCCGCAGC encodes:
- a CDS encoding glucose-6-phosphate 1-dehydrogenase (K00036: G6PD, zwf; glucose-6-phosphate 1-dehydrogenase [EC:1.1.1.49]) gives rise to the protein MSMPDFDMVLFGGTGDLARRKLLPSLFDAHHAGLLHPAARILATGSQPQSTADYLASLEQTVRPALAHAPPESWDKFCARIVYVQADARVPEHFDALAEQVLSRKPEVVVCYLATAPHLFVPICEQLARTGLNTLSAPNVRIVLEKPLGHDLESNEAINSAVARFFAEEQIYRIDHYLGKESVQNLMAIRFGNALFEPLWRREWVQDVQITIAEELGVETRGDFYDRTGALRDMVQNHLLQLLCMVAMEPPASLSEDAIRDEKIKILKALRPITPQDVAEKTVRGQYRAGAIGGKPVPGYVEEEGIAPDSRTETFVAIKAEIANWRWEGVPFYLRTGKRMQARVAEIVIHFRDVPHAIFPRPLTLSPQNRLVIQLQPEESIRLYCLVKQPGDTLELTPTSLDLDFANSFKVRRAGAYERLLLDVIRGRLGLFVRRDEQVQAWRWVEPIIDTWEASTVPPKPYTSGTWGPAASSALMSRDGALWHEEA